From the genome of Mycobacterium dioxanotrophicus, one region includes:
- a CDS encoding YbaK/EbsC family protein — protein sequence MKVGNLTFTPVAAALDLVGAPVQRYLGEHDPDGLWASAIDPALADTAQFCLHYDIGLDVSANCVVVEARRADRTWYAACLVLATSRADVNGIVRKRLDARRISFAGMDTAVSLTDMEYGGITPVGLPPEWPILIDEGVVDARRVIIGSGVRASKLYATAEALTSLPNAEVLAITKPGQ from the coding sequence GTGAAGGTCGGGAACCTCACCTTCACGCCCGTGGCAGCAGCCCTCGACCTCGTCGGCGCCCCGGTTCAGCGCTATCTCGGCGAACACGACCCCGACGGACTGTGGGCCAGCGCAATCGATCCGGCTCTCGCCGACACCGCGCAGTTCTGCCTGCACTACGACATCGGCCTCGACGTGTCGGCCAACTGTGTCGTCGTCGAGGCCAGGCGCGCCGATCGCACGTGGTACGCCGCCTGCCTCGTACTCGCCACCAGCCGCGCCGACGTCAACGGCATCGTCCGCAAGCGACTCGATGCGCGCCGCATCTCGTTCGCGGGGATGGACACCGCGGTGTCGCTGACCGACATGGAGTACGGCGGCATCACGCCTGTGGGGCTACCACCGGAATGGCCCATTCTCATCGACGAGGGCGTGGTGGATGCGCGGCGCGTGATCATCGGCAGCGGGGTGCGGGCTTCGAAGCTGTACGCGACGGCCGAAGCGTTGACGTCGCTGCCCAACGCCGAGGTCCTGGCGATCACCAAACCGGGGCAGTGA
- the mbtN gene encoding mycobactin biosynthesis acyl-ACP dehydrogenase MbtN, giving the protein MTTRPATTTVEEYRELLDRVFDSSVTAWTAEAEATERFPRQLIEHLGRSSVFTEKWGDGQQPDMAKLFELAFALGRTGSAGIGVGVSLHDSAIALLRRFGKSDYLRTICEQAIRGEAVLCIGASEESGGSDLQIVETEVRTARDGFEVKGIKKFVSLSPIADHIMVVARSVDHDPTSRHGNVVVIAVPTSQVEVQAPYRKVGAGPLDTAAVHIDTWVPADALVARAGTGLAAISWGLAHERMSIAGQVAAGAQRVIGITLARMMKRRQFGHTLYEHQALRMRIADLQARVDMLRYSLLGIAAQGKLDMRAAAAIKVSAARLGEEVLSECMHIFGGSGYLVDETPLGAWWRDMKLARVGGGTDEVLWELVAAAMKPDYDGYAEFGQA; this is encoded by the coding sequence ATGACGACCCGACCGGCGACCACCACCGTCGAGGAATACCGCGAGCTGCTCGACAGAGTCTTCGACTCGTCCGTGACGGCCTGGACAGCGGAAGCCGAAGCAACCGAACGCTTTCCGCGTCAGCTCATCGAACACCTCGGGCGCTCGAGCGTGTTCACCGAGAAATGGGGCGACGGTCAACAACCCGACATGGCCAAGCTCTTCGAGTTGGCCTTCGCGCTGGGCCGCACGGGCTCGGCGGGCATCGGCGTCGGTGTCAGCCTGCACGATTCGGCGATCGCCCTGCTGCGTCGCTTCGGCAAGTCGGACTACCTGCGCACCATCTGCGAGCAGGCGATCCGCGGCGAAGCGGTGCTGTGCATCGGCGCCTCCGAGGAATCCGGTGGCTCCGACTTGCAGATCGTGGAAACCGAAGTCCGCACGGCCCGAGATGGATTCGAGGTCAAGGGCATCAAGAAGTTCGTGTCGCTGTCCCCCATCGCCGATCACATCATGGTGGTGGCGCGCAGCGTCGACCATGACCCGACCAGCAGGCACGGCAACGTCGTCGTCATCGCCGTGCCCACCAGCCAGGTCGAGGTGCAGGCGCCGTACCGCAAGGTCGGCGCAGGCCCACTGGACACCGCGGCCGTCCACATCGATACCTGGGTGCCTGCCGACGCCCTGGTCGCGCGCGCGGGAACCGGCTTGGCGGCGATCTCGTGGGGCCTGGCCCACGAACGCATGTCCATCGCCGGGCAGGTGGCCGCCGGGGCCCAGCGGGTCATCGGAATCACGCTGGCGCGCATGATGAAACGACGCCAATTCGGTCACACGCTCTACGAGCATCAGGCACTGCGGATGCGCATCGCCGACCTGCAGGCCCGCGTCGACATGCTGCGCTACAGCCTGCTGGGCATCGCCGCCCAGGGCAAGCTCGACATGCGCGCCGCCGCCGCGATCAAGGTGAGCGCCGCGCGGCTGGGAGAAGAAGTGCTCTCAGAATGCATGCACATCTTCGGCGGCTCGGGCTACCTCGTCGACGAGACGCCGCTGGGAGCGTGGTGGCGCGACATGAAGCTGGCCCGTGTCGGTGGCGGCACCGACGAGGTGCTGTGGGAGCTGGTGGCCGCCGCGATGAAACCGGATTACGACGGCTACGCCGAGTTCGGTCAGGCCTGA
- a CDS encoding GNAT family N-acetyltransferase encodes MTEIDDAPVLKRELTDISDAVRAVAAPPTPIVADPYAIRPVDPDADAEMVSEWMNRPHLVEAWEYDWPPERWRRHLQAQVDGEYSRPFIGSFNGEPVGYIELYRAAKDSIAPRYAAEPDDIGIHAAIADLRYVNRGLAAFLLPRIVASVFELEPNCRRIMFDPDHRNTGARRLCEWAGCTFLGEHQMSNRRMALYSLSRP; translated from the coding sequence ATGACCGAGATCGACGACGCGCCCGTCCTCAAGCGCGAACTGACCGACATATCCGACGCGGTGCGGGCCGTGGCGGCGCCGCCCACCCCGATCGTGGCCGATCCGTACGCGATCCGGCCGGTCGACCCGGACGCCGACGCCGAGATGGTGTCGGAGTGGATGAACCGTCCGCACCTGGTCGAGGCCTGGGAGTACGACTGGCCGCCCGAGCGCTGGCGACGTCATCTGCAGGCCCAGGTCGACGGTGAATACTCCCGCCCCTTCATCGGCAGTTTCAACGGCGAACCCGTCGGCTATATCGAGCTGTATCGCGCCGCGAAGGACTCGATCGCACCTCGTTATGCCGCCGAACCCGACGACATCGGCATCCACGCGGCGATCGCCGACCTGCGCTACGTCAATCGTGGTCTCGCAGCGTTCCTGCTGCCGCGCATCGTCGCCAGTGTCTTCGAGCTCGAACCGAACTGCCGGCGCATCATGTTCGATCCGGATCACCGCAACACCGGTGCCCGCCGGCTCTGCGAGTGGGCGGGATGCACGTTCCTCGGCGAGCACCAGATGTCCAACCGGCGCATGGCGCTCTACTCGTTGTCCCGCCCCTGA
- a CDS encoding patatin-like phospholipase family protein codes for MVRRSGPPQVLEDAVDLADLADQVDEVDDTAVAEAAAPPTADPALLLQKMENRLIRLTLADPDVLTDTELRRLRYILNFARLGDFEPGAAGPNGTRGRGDIAVGAQLGPWRSRVIDALHGPLREERDAVTALTTAREALARLADDQAEKRDLLLERHRNDFSPAELDSEVGYKKLVTVLGGGGGAGFVYIGGMQRLLHEGHVPDYMLGSSFGAIIGAVVGRTLPVPIDEYVEWAKTVSYRAILGSERLRRRNGLTGVFSLRFDAFAHTLFSRADGERMRMSDMAIPFDAVVAGVRKRSFAALPSRFRRPELAGLRLLPMLPVGIGPLVGARMWQVAAFIDSRVVKPIVVGGDDLTRDFNVVDAASFSSAIPGVLHHETNDPRMEPILDALCQSHDVAALVDGGAASNVPIELAWKRVRDGRLGTRNACYLAFDCFHPQWDPRHLWLVPITQAVQLQMVRNAPYADHLIRFGPTLSPVNLAPSIATIDRACEWGRNSVEAAIPLTSALLQPVWWQGDQPPVARTRKTLVKSVASPMSAVMSAIQLPTGFERWRNRRLT; via the coding sequence TTGGTTCGGCGTTCGGGCCCACCGCAGGTCCTCGAGGACGCGGTGGACCTGGCCGACCTGGCCGACCAGGTCGATGAGGTCGACGACACCGCCGTGGCGGAAGCCGCGGCACCCCCGACCGCCGACCCCGCCCTGCTGCTGCAGAAGATGGAAAACCGGCTGATCCGGCTCACCCTGGCCGATCCCGACGTCCTGACCGACACCGAGCTGCGCAGACTGCGTTACATCCTGAATTTCGCTCGGCTGGGCGACTTCGAACCAGGTGCTGCAGGCCCGAACGGTACGCGCGGACGGGGAGACATCGCGGTCGGTGCGCAGTTGGGCCCGTGGCGATCACGGGTCATCGACGCGCTGCACGGCCCGCTGCGCGAAGAGCGCGACGCCGTCACCGCGCTGACCACGGCCCGCGAGGCACTGGCCCGCCTGGCCGACGACCAGGCCGAGAAGCGCGACCTGCTCCTGGAGCGACACCGGAACGACTTCTCGCCGGCCGAACTGGATTCCGAAGTCGGATACAAGAAATTGGTGACCGTCCTCGGCGGTGGCGGCGGTGCGGGATTCGTCTATATCGGTGGCATGCAGCGGCTGCTGCACGAGGGACATGTCCCCGACTACATGCTCGGGTCGTCCTTCGGCGCGATCATCGGCGCCGTGGTCGGGCGCACCCTTCCTGTGCCGATCGACGAGTACGTCGAGTGGGCCAAGACCGTGTCCTACCGCGCGATCCTCGGCTCGGAACGACTACGCCGCAGGAACGGACTGACCGGCGTGTTCTCGCTGCGCTTCGACGCGTTCGCACACACCTTGTTCAGCCGCGCCGACGGCGAGCGGATGCGCATGTCGGACATGGCAATTCCGTTCGATGCTGTGGTGGCCGGAGTTCGCAAGCGATCGTTCGCCGCGTTGCCGTCGCGGTTCCGGCGCCCGGAACTGGCCGGACTGCGTCTGCTGCCCATGCTGCCGGTGGGCATCGGTCCACTGGTCGGGGCCCGCATGTGGCAAGTGGCCGCGTTCATCGATTCCCGGGTGGTGAAGCCGATCGTCGTCGGCGGGGATGATCTGACGCGCGATTTCAACGTCGTCGACGCCGCGTCGTTCTCCTCGGCGATTCCCGGCGTGCTGCATCACGAGACGAACGACCCACGGATGGAACCGATCCTGGACGCGCTGTGTCAGAGCCACGACGTCGCGGCGCTCGTCGACGGCGGCGCGGCCAGCAATGTGCCGATCGAATTGGCGTGGAAACGCGTGCGCGATGGGCGGTTGGGCACCCGCAACGCCTGCTACCTGGCGTTCGACTGCTTCCATCCGCAGTGGGATCCGAGGCATCTGTGGCTCGTGCCGATCACGCAGGCCGTGCAGTTGCAGATGGTGCGTAACGCGCCATATGCCGACCACCTCATCCGATTCGGTCCGACCCTCTCGCCGGTCAACCTGGCACCGTCGATCGCCACCATCGACCGCGCGTGCGAATGGGGCCGCAACAGCGTCGAGGCCGCCATCCCGTTGACATCGGCACTGCTGCAACCGGTCTGGTGGCAGGGTGACCAACCGCCGGTCGCCCGTACCCGCAAGACGTTGGTCAAGTCGGTCGCGTCCCCGATGAGTGCGGTGATGTCGGCCATCCAACTGCCAACCGGCTTCGAACGCTGGCGTAACCGTCGGCTGACCTGA
- a CDS encoding DUF488 domain-containing protein, whose protein sequence is MAAKHRIRLARVYEEPAPDEGTRVLVDRLWPRGIRKTDPRVGHWLPDVAPSTELRHWYNHQAELFDEFETRYTAELETSPAAEAFDELRDMVRRGPVTLVTATREVELSHLVVLAGLLTPGKGR, encoded by the coding sequence ATGGCTGCGAAACATCGAATCCGGTTGGCGCGGGTGTACGAGGAACCGGCGCCTGACGAGGGGACCCGGGTATTGGTGGACCGGCTATGGCCGCGGGGGATCCGCAAGACCGATCCGAGGGTCGGGCATTGGCTGCCTGACGTTGCGCCGTCGACCGAGCTGCGGCACTGGTACAACCACCAAGCTGAGCTCTTCGACGAATTCGAGACGCGCTACACCGCGGAGTTGGAGACCTCGCCGGCTGCCGAGGCGTTCGATGAGCTGCGGGACATGGTGCGCAGGGGTCCGGTCACCTTGGTGACGGCGACCCGCGAGGTGGAATTGAGTCATCTGGTGGTGTTGGCGGGGCTGCTGACACCCGGCAAAGGTAGGTAA
- the ptsP gene encoding phosphoenolpyruvate--protein phosphotransferase, with product MTVGLVVVSHSRPLAEAAVDLAQEMLHGKQIPIEVAAGLDERTFGTDAVAIVDAITAADHGDGAVVLMDLGSAVLSAELALELLDDEVRERVVLCPAPLVEGLVVAAVAAGGGAPAAEVAAEASGALAGKLAQLGGDVEQAATDTAVEGLSAKFVVVNPHGLHARPAARLVQEVRGRDAEVRIRNPRTGSAWIDAASLSKIATLGVRSGDEVDVQVSGPQAADVLEHILALAARHFDETPSTSTPPEPLAKGRPIGAGPGLGIGPAWSVRAGTVEVPGHRGEDPAAEWRSLTAAVDDVRTAIADVRAHTARAVGEAEASIFDAHALLLDDDALLGAAKNRIEKGHNAAAAWAAAVSEVADQFAAVDDAYLQARADDVRAVGDQVLRTLLGHVAPTAAATGVLVAADLSPAEAAELDPTQVAAVLLAFGSATAHNVILLRAKGIPVIVGAGRAVLAIADGTTVAVDGTRGEYLVDPPDDVRREFEARVAAAAQQHREAVTRTREPAITRDGVTVKVGANIGSVDDARAAASQGADFAGLVRTEFLFLGREQAPDVDEQLAVYRKIAESLEGRRITLRTLDVGGDKPLAFLPTPAEPNPYLGVRGIRLALAHSQLLSDQLLAMARLSRHTPVSIMFPMVSTVDELLAARRVLDDALRRVGPQAADLQVGMMVEVPAAALKAAAFAPHVDFFSIGTNDLTQYTMAADRNNDAVASLGDAFDPAVLHLVRSTCQGAAGRASVSVCGEFAADNRAAALLLGLGVDALSVTPPAIPATKDAVRAVDSGEARQLAAAALSAADAAAVRSQFG from the coding sequence GTGACCGTCGGGCTCGTCGTCGTCTCACACAGTCGTCCCCTCGCCGAGGCCGCCGTCGACTTGGCCCAGGAGATGTTGCACGGCAAGCAGATCCCGATCGAAGTCGCGGCAGGCCTGGACGAGAGAACCTTCGGTACCGACGCGGTCGCGATCGTCGACGCCATCACCGCCGCCGACCACGGCGACGGCGCGGTCGTGCTCATGGACCTCGGAAGTGCCGTGCTGTCAGCCGAACTCGCGCTGGAGCTGCTCGACGACGAGGTTCGCGAGCGGGTCGTGCTGTGCCCGGCGCCCCTCGTCGAGGGGCTCGTGGTGGCCGCAGTCGCCGCCGGCGGCGGAGCCCCGGCCGCGGAGGTGGCCGCCGAGGCCTCGGGTGCGCTGGCCGGAAAGCTCGCTCAGCTGGGCGGCGACGTCGAGCAAGCCGCCACCGACACCGCCGTCGAAGGGCTGTCCGCGAAGTTCGTCGTCGTCAACCCGCACGGTCTGCACGCCAGACCGGCGGCCCGCCTCGTCCAGGAGGTCCGCGGCCGCGACGCCGAGGTACGGATCCGTAACCCGCGCACCGGTTCGGCGTGGATCGATGCCGCGAGCCTCTCCAAGATCGCCACGCTCGGCGTACGCAGTGGTGACGAGGTCGATGTCCAGGTGTCCGGCCCGCAGGCCGCAGATGTGCTCGAGCACATCCTGGCGCTGGCCGCCCGGCACTTCGACGAGACACCATCCACCTCGACCCCACCTGAGCCGCTTGCGAAGGGCCGACCGATCGGTGCCGGACCGGGCCTGGGTATCGGCCCAGCCTGGTCGGTTCGGGCGGGCACCGTCGAGGTTCCCGGACACCGAGGTGAGGATCCTGCGGCCGAATGGCGCAGCCTCACCGCAGCCGTCGACGACGTGCGTACCGCCATCGCTGACGTCCGCGCCCACACCGCCCGTGCCGTGGGTGAGGCCGAGGCATCGATCTTCGATGCGCACGCGCTGCTGCTCGACGATGATGCGCTCCTCGGTGCGGCGAAGAATCGAATCGAGAAGGGTCACAACGCCGCAGCGGCCTGGGCGGCCGCGGTGAGCGAGGTGGCCGATCAGTTCGCCGCCGTGGACGACGCCTACCTGCAGGCGCGGGCCGACGACGTCCGTGCCGTGGGCGATCAGGTGCTGCGTACCCTGCTGGGACATGTGGCACCCACAGCGGCGGCCACCGGCGTGCTGGTGGCCGCCGACCTGTCCCCCGCCGAGGCCGCCGAACTCGATCCGACGCAGGTCGCCGCGGTGCTGCTGGCGTTCGGCAGCGCCACGGCCCACAACGTGATCCTGTTGCGGGCCAAGGGTATTCCGGTGATCGTTGGCGCCGGACGGGCCGTGCTGGCCATCGCCGACGGCACCACCGTGGCCGTCGACGGTACGCGCGGGGAATACCTGGTCGATCCACCCGACGACGTCCGTCGGGAATTCGAAGCCCGGGTCGCCGCAGCCGCGCAGCAGCACCGGGAGGCCGTCACCCGCACACGGGAGCCTGCCATCACCCGCGACGGTGTCACGGTCAAGGTCGGCGCCAACATCGGCTCTGTCGATGACGCGCGCGCCGCAGCGAGCCAGGGCGCCGACTTCGCGGGCCTGGTCCGCACCGAGTTTCTGTTCCTGGGCCGGGAACAGGCACCCGACGTGGACGAGCAACTCGCGGTCTACCGCAAGATCGCGGAATCCCTTGAGGGCCGCAGGATCACCCTGCGCACTCTCGACGTGGGTGGTGACAAACCGCTGGCGTTCCTGCCGACGCCCGCTGAGCCGAACCCCTATTTGGGGGTGCGCGGTATCCGGCTGGCGCTGGCACACTCGCAGCTGTTGTCCGACCAGTTGTTGGCAATGGCCCGGCTCAGCAGGCACACGCCGGTCAGCATCATGTTCCCGATGGTCAGCACGGTCGACGAACTGTTGGCCGCGCGCCGAGTGCTCGACGACGCGCTCAGGCGGGTCGGTCCGCAGGCTGCTGACCTGCAGGTCGGGATGATGGTCGAGGTGCCCGCCGCCGCGCTCAAGGCCGCGGCTTTTGCTCCGCACGTCGACTTCTTCTCGATCGGCACCAACGATCTCACCCAGTACACGATGGCAGCCGACCGCAACAACGACGCCGTCGCGAGCCTCGGGGACGCGTTCGATCCGGCTGTCCTGCACTTGGTGCGATCGACCTGTCAAGGCGCCGCGGGACGGGCCTCGGTCTCGGTCTGCGGTGAGTTCGCCGCGGACAACCGTGCCGCCGCACTGCTTCTCGGGTTGGGTGTCGATGCACTCAGCGTCACTCCGCCTGCCATTCCGGCCACCAAGGACGCCGTTCGGGCAGTCGACAGCGGCGAGGCGCGGCAACTGGCCGCCGCGGCCCTCTCCGCCGCCGATGCCGCCGCGGTGCGGTCACAGTTCGGCTGA
- a CDS encoding MIP/aquaporin family protein — MDDPSLTQKLAAEAFGTAFLVFIGVGSVPATIIINGHAPFTMADLGVISFAFATVVVATVYALGHISGNHINPAVTVGLAVTGRFPWSRVPAYIAAQLVGATVGAAAILGVLGTRARDAGLGIATYTGDISAVQAFFAEFVGTFILVFTVFGVIHRKASAGFAGVAIGLVVFAAIIPLAPTTGASINPARTFGPMLVQQIAGGSVAWHQLPVYLAAEFLAGALAALSYVAISRTRADTANITVQPAPTVV, encoded by the coding sequence ATGGACGATCCGTCACTCACTCAAAAACTCGCCGCGGAGGCCTTCGGCACCGCGTTCCTGGTGTTCATCGGCGTGGGCTCGGTACCCGCGACCATCATCATCAACGGGCATGCGCCATTCACCATGGCCGATCTCGGCGTGATCTCATTCGCGTTCGCCACGGTCGTCGTCGCGACCGTCTACGCGCTCGGGCACATCTCGGGCAACCACATCAATCCAGCGGTCACCGTCGGTTTGGCCGTGACCGGCCGGTTCCCGTGGTCCCGCGTTCCGGCCTACATCGCCGCGCAACTCGTCGGCGCGACCGTCGGAGCCGCGGCCATCCTCGGTGTACTGGGTACCCGCGCGCGTGACGCCGGCCTGGGCATCGCCACCTACACCGGCGACATCAGTGCCGTACAGGCGTTTTTCGCCGAATTCGTAGGTACGTTCATACTCGTGTTCACCGTCTTCGGCGTGATACATCGCAAAGCGTCCGCAGGTTTCGCCGGCGTGGCGATCGGCCTTGTCGTGTTCGCAGCGATCATCCCGCTGGCACCGACGACGGGTGCGTCGATCAACCCCGCCCGCACCTTCGGCCCCATGCTCGTCCAGCAGATCGCAGGCGGCTCGGTGGCGTGGCACCAATTGCCGGTGTACCTCGCCGCGGAATTCCTCGCCGGCGCCCTCGCCGCACTCTCCTACGTCGCGATCTCGCGCACCCGCGCCGACACCGCGAACATCACCGTCCAACCAGCACCGACCGTAGTCTGA
- the dhaL gene encoding dihydroxyacetone kinase subunit DhaL, protein MDLDRINAWVREFARLIGENAQYLSDLDAAIGDADHGINMDRGMTAVVAALDDTPPADAGALCKQVGMTLVKSVGGASGPLYGTFFLRMAPAMGAESADFAAALRAGVEGVVQRGRAEAGDKTMFDALAPALDALDAALASGADLAKALAEATAAAEKGRDATESMVARKGRASYLGQRSVGHVDPGATSAALLIGAAATVVRT, encoded by the coding sequence ATGGATCTGGATCGAATCAACGCCTGGGTCCGTGAGTTCGCCCGGCTGATCGGCGAAAATGCCCAGTATCTCAGCGATCTGGACGCGGCGATCGGTGACGCCGACCATGGCATCAACATGGATCGCGGGATGACGGCCGTGGTGGCCGCGCTCGACGACACCCCACCGGCCGACGCCGGTGCATTGTGCAAGCAGGTCGGCATGACGTTGGTGAAGTCGGTCGGCGGTGCCAGTGGGCCGCTGTACGGCACCTTCTTCCTGCGCATGGCGCCTGCGATGGGCGCCGAGAGCGCGGATTTCGCCGCGGCGTTGCGCGCAGGCGTCGAAGGCGTCGTCCAGCGGGGCCGCGCCGAAGCCGGCGACAAGACGATGTTCGACGCGCTCGCGCCAGCCCTCGACGCCCTCGACGCCGCACTCGCGTCGGGCGCCGACCTGGCCAAGGCTCTGGCCGAGGCTACGGCTGCCGCCGAAAAGGGCAGGGACGCCACCGAATCCATGGTTGCCCGCAAAGGACGCGCCAGTTATCTGGGGCAACGCAGCGTCGGGCACGTCGACCCGGGAGCCACGTCGGCAGCATTGCTGATCGGTGCCGCCGCGACGGTGGTGCGCACGTGA
- the dhaK gene encoding dihydroxyacetone kinase subunit DhaK, giving the protein MKKLINDPADVVAESLRGMAVAHPELRVDHANRIVYRGDAPVAGKVGLISGGGSGHEPLHAGFVGRGMLDAACAGEVFTSPVPDQMLEATINVNSGAGVLHIVKNYTGDVMNFEMAAELAAGEGITVESVVVDDDVAVQDSTFTAGRRGVGATVLVEKIAGAAADEGRPLAEVAEVARRVNAASRSMGVALTSGTVPAVGHPTFELSDTEIELGIGIHGEPGRQRVPLQPARAVAELLVEPILSDLDFTGGDPVVLFLNSMGATPLIELYVMYADVAAILEKAGVQIARSLVGPYITSLDMAGCSVTLLRADDELLRLWDHPVDTPALRKGC; this is encoded by the coding sequence GTGAAGAAACTGATCAACGATCCCGCCGACGTCGTCGCCGAATCGCTTCGCGGCATGGCCGTGGCCCACCCGGAACTGCGCGTCGACCACGCCAACCGCATCGTCTACCGCGGTGACGCCCCGGTCGCGGGCAAGGTCGGCCTGATCTCGGGCGGCGGATCCGGGCACGAGCCGCTGCACGCCGGTTTCGTCGGCCGCGGCATGCTCGACGCCGCCTGTGCCGGTGAGGTTTTCACCTCACCGGTACCTGACCAGATGCTCGAGGCGACGATCAACGTCAACAGTGGCGCCGGCGTGCTGCACATCGTGAAGAACTACACCGGTGACGTGATGAACTTCGAGATGGCCGCCGAACTGGCTGCCGGCGAGGGCATCACGGTCGAGTCGGTCGTCGTCGACGACGACGTCGCGGTGCAGGACAGCACCTTCACCGCGGGGCGCCGCGGCGTCGGCGCCACCGTGCTGGTCGAGAAGATCGCCGGGGCCGCGGCCGACGAGGGCAGGCCGCTGGCCGAGGTCGCCGAGGTGGCGCGGCGGGTGAACGCCGCATCCCGCAGCATGGGTGTGGCCTTGACGTCGGGCACGGTTCCCGCGGTGGGCCACCCGACGTTCGAACTGTCTGACACCGAGATCGAGCTCGGCATCGGCATCCACGGCGAACCCGGCAGGCAGCGCGTGCCGCTGCAACCCGCCCGTGCCGTCGCCGAACTCCTGGTCGAACCCATCTTGTCCGACCTCGACTTCACCGGCGGGGACCCGGTGGTGTTGTTCCTCAACAGCATGGGTGCCACGCCCTTGATCGAGCTGTACGTGATGTACGCCGACGTTGCGGCCATCCTAGAGAAGGCGGGCGTGCAGATCGCGCGCTCACTCGTGGGTCCGTACATCACGAGCCTGGACATGGCGGGCTGCTCGGTGACCCTGCTACGCGCTGACGACGAATTGCTGCGGTTGTGGGACCACCCGGTCGACACACCCGCGTTGCGGAAAGGATGCTGA
- a CDS encoding IclR family transcriptional regulator: MIQAVDRALRILTVLQGGRRMSLGEIASAIELAPSTVHGLVRTLLAHGMVQQELDSGRYRLGPATLRMGNVYLDTLELRSRVAVWTEGLARRTGCAVRTAVLLFDEVVVVAHEPRPDGTRQMPEVGIVIPAHASALGKALLAYAADYPSGELRGMTGETVTDTAELATQLDQIRGIGIATEVEEAVLGECSVAATVFDASGDAAGAIGLVVPAARWPLDPEAVDALRDTARTVSRELGAPVWPPRRGG; encoded by the coding sequence GTGATTCAGGCGGTGGATCGCGCCCTTCGCATCCTCACCGTGCTGCAAGGCGGTCGGCGGATGAGCCTGGGGGAGATCGCCTCGGCGATCGAGCTCGCCCCGTCGACGGTGCACGGCTTGGTGCGCACGTTGTTGGCGCACGGCATGGTGCAGCAGGAGCTGGATTCCGGCCGGTACCGACTGGGCCCCGCGACGTTGCGGATGGGCAACGTCTATCTGGACACGCTGGAATTGCGCTCCCGGGTGGCGGTCTGGACGGAGGGGCTGGCCCGCCGCACCGGTTGCGCGGTGCGCACCGCGGTGTTGTTGTTCGATGAGGTCGTGGTGGTGGCGCACGAACCGCGTCCCGACGGCACCCGGCAGATGCCCGAGGTGGGCATCGTGATCCCTGCGCATGCCAGCGCACTGGGCAAGGCGCTGCTGGCCTACGCGGCCGACTATCCGTCAGGCGAGCTGCGCGGTATGACGGGCGAGACCGTCACCGACACCGCCGAGCTCGCCACCCAGCTCGACCAAATCCGCGGCATCGGCATCGCGACTGAGGTCGAGGAGGCTGTGCTCGGAGAATGTTCGGTTGCGGCAACCGTTTTCGATGCGTCGGGGGATGCGGCGGGCGCGATCGGACTGGTGGTCCCCGCGGCGCGTTGGCCGTTGGATCCTGAGGCCGTCGACGCGCTGCGGGATACCGCACGCACGGTCTCGCGCGAGCTCGGCGCGCCGGTGTGGCCGCCCCGCCGCGGCGGCTAG